A region of Cucumis melo cultivar AY chromosome 2, USDA_Cmelo_AY_1.0, whole genome shotgun sequence DNA encodes the following proteins:
- the LOC127148203 gene encoding LOW QUALITY PROTEIN: NADH-ubiquinone oxidoreductase chain 2-like (The sequence of the model RefSeq protein was modified relative to this genomic sequence to represent the inferred CDS: deleted 2 bases in 2 codons), which translates to MWAPDIYEGSPTPVTAFLSIAPKISIFANISRLSIYGSYGATLQEIFFFCSIASMILGALAAMAQTKVKRPLAHSSIGHVGYIRTGFSCGTIEGIQSLLIGILIYVLMTIDAFAIVLALRQTRVKYIADLGALAKTNPISAITFSITMFSYAGIPPLAGFCSKFYLFFAALGCGAYFLAPVGVVTSVIGRWAAGRLPRVSLFGRPKAVLRAPDT; encoded by the exons ATGTGGGCACCTGATATCTATGAGGGTTCACCCACCCCGGTTACAGCATTCCTTTCTATTGCGCCTAAAATCTCTATTTTTGCTAATATTTCACGTCTTTCTATTTATGGTTCCTATGGAGCTACATTGCAAGAAATCTTCTTTTTCTGCAGCATTGCTTCTATGATCTTAGGAGCACTGGCCGCCATGGCCCAAACGAAAGTC AAAAGACCTCTAGCTCATAGTTCAATTGGACATGTAGGTTATATTCGTACAGGTTTCTCATGTGGAACCATAGAAGGAATTCAATCACTACTAATTGGTATCTTGATTTATGTATTAATGACGATAGATGCATTCGCCATAGTTTTAGCATTACGGCAAACCCGTGTCAAATATATAGCGGATTTGGGCGCTCTAGCCAAAACGAATCCTATTTCGGCTATTACCTTCTCCATTACTATGTTCTCATACGCAGGAATACCCCCGTTAGCCGGTTTTTGTAGCaaattctatttgtttttcgCCGCTTTGGGTTGTGGGGCTTACTTCCTAGCCCCAGTGGGAGTAGTGACTAGCGTTATAGGTCGTTGG GCGGCCGGAAGGTTGCCACGAGTCAGTCTGTTTGGGAGACCGAAGGCAGTTCTCCGTGCACCGGACACGTAG
- the LOC127148204 gene encoding ATP synthase subunit a-like has translation MPFLVGPTQPAISDKSFFIFLERSGTTGMKFKVFLTLTPNSPLEQFAILPLIPMHIGNFYFSFTNPSLFMLLTLSLVLLLLHFVTKNGGGNSVPNAWQSLVELIYDFVPNLVNEQIGGLSGNVKQKFFPRISVTLTFSLFRNPQGMIPYSFTVTSHFLITLGLSFSLFIGITIVGFQRNGLHFFSFLLPAGVPLPLAPFLVLLELIPHCFRALSSGIRLFANMMAGHSSVKILSGSAWTMLCMNNLLYFIGDPGPLFIVLALTGLELGVAISQAHVSTISICIYLNDATNLHQNGYLFIIEQKRGSVRLFFIWISFVALLNL, from the coding sequence ATGCCTTTCTTGGTTGGACCAACCCAACCGGCGATTTCCGACaagtctttcttcatttttcttgaaAGAAGCGGAACTACAGGGATGAAATTCAAAGTGTTTCTGACTCTGACGCCCAACAGCCCACTTGAGCAATTTGCCATTCTCCCATTGATTCCTATGCATATAGGAAACTTTTATTTCTCATTCACAAATCCATCTTTGTTTATGCTGCTCACTCTCAGTTTGGTCCTACTTCTGCTTCATTTTGTTACTAAAAACGGAGGAGGAAACTCAGTACCAAATGCTTGGCAATCCTTGGTAGAGCTTATTTATGATTTCGTCCCGAACCTGGTAAACGAACAAATAGGTGGTCTTTCCGGAAATGTGAAACAAAAGTTTTTCCCTCGCATCTCGGTCACTTTGACTTTTTCGTTATTTCGTAATCCCCAGGGTATGATACCTTATAGCTTCACAGTGACAAGTCATTTTCTCATTACTTTGGGtctctcattttctctttttattggTATTACTATAGTGGGATTTCAAAGAAATGGGCTTCATTTTTTCAGTTTTTTATTACCCGCAGGAGTCCCACTGCCATTAGCACCTTTTTTAGTACTCCTTGAGCTAATCCCTCATTGTTTTCGCGCATTAAGCTCAGGAATACGTTTATTTGCTAATATGATGGCCGGTCATAGTTCAGTAAAGATTTTAAGTGGGTCCGCTTGGACTATGCTATGTATGAATAATCTTCTCTATTTCATAGGAGATCCTGGTCCTTTATTTATAGTTCTTGCATTAACCGGTTTGGAATTAGGTGTAGCTATATCACAAGCTCATGTTTCTACGATCTCAATCTGTATTTACTTGAATGATGCTACAAATCTCCATCAAAAtggttatttatttataattgaacAAAAGCGAGGCTCCGTAAGGTTAttctttatatggatttctttcgttgcactcctgaATTTATGa